From Pseudomonas sp. AN-1:
CCTTGGGCGAGTGCGAGCTGTCGCCCTGCAGGGTACTGCGGAACTCCTCGAGCAGTTCGCGCTGGCGCTTGTCCAGGTTGACCGGGGTCTCCACCACCACCCGGCACATCAGGTCGCCGGCCCCGCCGCCACGCACCGGGGTCACCCCCTTGCCGCGCAGGCGGAACAGCTTGCCGGTCTGGGTCGCCTCGGGGATCTTCAGCTTGACCCGGCCGTCGAGGGTCGGCACCTCGAGCTCGCCGCCCAGCGCCGCATCGGCGAAGCTGATCGGCACTTCGCAGTACAGGTGCTTGCCGTCGCGCTGGAAGATCGCATGTTCGCGCACATTGACCACGACGTACAGGTCGCCGGACGGGCCGCCCAGGGTTCCGGCCTCGCCCTCGCCGGACAGACGGATGCGGTCGCCACTGTCGACGCCGGCCGGCACCTTGACCGACAGGGTCTTGTGCTCCTCGACGCGACCCTGACCGTGGCAGCTGCCGCAGGGATCGGAAATCATCTTGCCGCTGCCGTGGCAGCGCGGGCAGGCCTGCTGCACCGAGAAGAAGCCCTGCTGCATGCGCACCTGGCCGACGCCACCACAGGTGGTGCAGGTCACCGGCGAGCTGCCCTTCTTGGCGCCGCTGCCGTCGCAGGTCTTGCACGCCACCAGGGTCGGCACGCGGATGGTCACCGTGGTGCCGCGCACCGCCTCCTCGAGGTCCAGCTCGAGGGTGTAGCGCAGGTCGCTGCCGCGCTGCGGGCCACCGCGCGCACCGCCGCGGCCACCACCGAAGAAGTCGCTGAACACGTCGCCGAAGATGTCGGAGAAGTTGGCGCCACCGGCGCCGAAGCCGGCACCGCCACCCATGCTCGGATCAACCCCGGCATGGCCGTACTGGTCGTAGGCCGCACGCTTGCTGGCGTCGGAGAGCACCTCGTAGGCCTCGTTGGCCTCCTTGAATTTCTCCTCGGCCGCCTTGTCGTCGGGATTGCGGTCGGGGTGATACTTCATCGCCAGGCGACGGTAGGCCTTCTTCAGCTCTGCCTCGCTGGCGCCGCGCTCGACGCCGAGCACCTCGTAATAGTCACGTTTTGCCATGGATCTCGTGCACTCCGGTTTCATCTTCCCCAGACACGCCGACGCGGGAGCAAGCTCCCGCGCGGCGGTTCAGGCCCGCCGCAGGGGCGGCAGGCCGGGGCGGAAGCAAGCGTGACGCTTACTTGTTGTCCTTGACCTCTTCGAACTCGGCGTCGACCACGTCGTCGCCGGGCGCCTTGTCCTGCTTGGCGCCGCCGCCCTGCTGGGTGGCGTCCTGGGCCTGCTCGGCGTACAGCTTCTGCGCCAGCGGCGCGGACGCGGCGGACAGGGCATTGATCTTGGCCTCGATGGTCGCCTTGTCGTCGCCCTTCACGGCCGCTTCCAGCTCGCCCAGCGCGGTCTCGATGGCCGCCTTCTCCTCGGCGGTCGCCTTGTCGCCGGCCTCGGTGACCATCTTGCGGGTGGCGTGCACCAACTGGTCACCCTGGTTGCGCGCGGCGACCAGCTCCTCGAACTTGCGGTCCTCCTCGGCGTTGGCCTCGGCGTCGCGGACCATCTGCTGGATCTCTTCCTCGGACAGGCCGGAGTTGGCCTTGATCACGATGGACTGCTGCTTGCCGGTGGCCTTGTCCTTGGCGGACACGTGCAGGATGCCGTTGGCGTCGATGTCGAAGGTGACCTCGATCTGCGGCACGCCGCGCGGCGCCGGCGGGATGTCGGCGAGGTCGAAGCGGCCCAGCGACTTGTTCTGCCCGGCCTGCTTGCGCTCGCCCTGCAGCACGTGGATGGTCACCGCGCTCTGGTTGTCGTCGGCGGTGG
This genomic window contains:
- the dnaJ gene encoding molecular chaperone DnaJ; this encodes MAKRDYYEVLGVERGASEAELKKAYRRLAMKYHPDRNPDDKAAEEKFKEANEAYEVLSDASKRAAYDQYGHAGVDPSMGGGAGFGAGGANFSDIFGDVFSDFFGGGRGGARGGPQRGSDLRYTLELDLEEAVRGTTVTIRVPTLVACKTCDGSGAKKGSSPVTCTTCGGVGQVRMQQGFFSVQQACPRCHGSGKMISDPCGSCHGQGRVEEHKTLSVKVPAGVDSGDRIRLSGEGEAGTLGGPSGDLYVVVNVREHAIFQRDGKHLYCEVPISFADAALGGELEVPTLDGRVKLKIPEATQTGKLFRLRGKGVTPVRGGGAGDLMCRVVVETPVNLDKRQRELLEEFRSTLQGDSSHSPKASGWFEGVKRFFDDL